The nucleotide window CGGAGTCGAACGACGCGGGTTCGGCCGAGTCGACCTCGACCGAGGACGACACGTCCCCACAGTCGGACGAGTCCGACGGGGAACTCGGCGACTTCGACGAGGAGGGGCTTGGGGACTTCGAGGACACGGATCCCGAGGACTTCGAGGACGCGATCTCCGACGAGGAACGCCGCGAGGTCGAGGAGGAGCACGGTGTCGAGTTCGCGTCCGGCAGCGAGATGCCAGAACCCGGCGACGCCGGCATCGAGACGCCGGAACCGGAGGCCGACGAGGCCTCCGAATCCGAGGGGACGGGGAGTGCCGAGGCCGCCGAGACCGCCGAACCCGGAGGTGAGGTGGGGGATGTCGACGAGGAGGCCAAGACGGACGAACCCGCGTCCGCGGACGCGGCCGACGGCTCCACCGACGAGGAGCCGGGGGAGGACGTCGACCTCGAGGACGCGGTCGTCGACCTGATGGAGGAACTCGACGAGGGCGACGGTGCCGACCGGGGCGCGGTCGTCTCGGCCGCGGCCGAGCGGTTCGGCGTGACCGAGGACGAGGCCGACGACGCCGTTCAGGACGCGCTGATGAGCGGCAAGTGCTACGAGCCCAGCGAGGGGACGCTGAAGTCCATCTGAATGGCCGCGGACGCGCTCGTCGAACCGGTGCCCGACGCGCCCGCGGCGACCGCGGACCTCGGGGACGAGACGGGGCTCCTCGTCGCGGACTACCACGCGGGGATCGAGATTGGACTGCGGTACGAGCGCGGCGTGGAACTGGCGAGCGCGGCGGACGAGCGCCGCGAGCGGCTGTGTGGACTGCTTGCCGAGACCCGCGCCGACCGGCTCGTCGTCCTCGGCGACTTCGGGCATCGGATCGGCGAGACGGGCCGCACCGAGCGGGAGGAACTCCGCGACCTGCTCGACGCCGTCGGCGTGCCGGTGACGCTCGCGCTCGGGAACCACGACCCCGGCGTCGCCGAGGCGTTCGGCGACCGCATCGACGTGACGCCAGCGGACGGGGCCCGCCTCGGCGACGTGGGTATCCTCCACGGGCACACCTGGCCCGCGCCGGAGGTGCTCGCGGCCGACGTGGTCTGTATGGGGCACGAACACCCGTCGGTCAAGCTGGCCGACGAAGTCGGCGGCGCCCGTGTCGAACGGGCGTGGTTGCGCGGACCGCTCGCGCGGGAGGCGTTCGCGGACGCGGTCGACGTCGGCGAGTGGGGCGACCCCGAACTCGTCGTCTTCCCGGCGTTCAACGAGCGGTCCGGGGGAACGTGGGTGAACGTGGCCGGCCAGTCCTTCCTCTCGCCGTTCCTTCCCAACGGCCTGGAACGGGGTGACGTGTACCTGCTGGACGGAACGCGACTCGGCGAGTATCGCGCCGTCTGAGCGAATATCACGTCACCGGTTATCACACGTTTCCGACGGTTTCACGGCGTGTGCTAGCCGTTTTCATCCACCTCACTCACCGGAGGGTTTATGTATGCCAGCCCTGTAGCAATGAGTACCAGAACGCCTCCGGGGCGTCGTGGCACCGCACGCTGAATGATACGGGGTTCTCACACACATCCGAACGCTCGCAGATTTCCCGTAGCGATCGCCACATCCGGAGCAGTATGGTGTCGAGGTAACGAATCATGGTAACGAAAGAGGAAGTTCTCGAAGAGTACGGACTTGACCAGCTCGAAGAATCGCGAAACGTCGAACTCAACGACGAGAAGCTCGAAAACGGCTCCAAAGGGGCACTGATCAAACTCGCAGGTCAGCTCCGCGACCGCCGTAACGAGCTCAACCAGATGGCCTCCGAGCGCGCGTCCAAGCGCGACGACCTGAACGCCAAGACGCGCGAACAGGTCGACGAGGCCCAGGAACACCGCGAGAAGCGGGACGAGCTGAACGAGCAGGTTCAAGAACACAAGGAGTCACGCAACGAGCTGAACGCCGAGGCCAACGAGCTGTTCGACGAGGTCGAGCAGCGAAAGCAGGACCTCGAACTCAGCTCGGGCAAGTCCATCGACGAGCTCAAGGAGGAGATCGAGGACCTCGAGTTCAAGCAGCAGACCGAGGTGCTCTCCACCGAGGACGAGCGCGAACTCATCGAGAAGATCGAGGAGAAGCGCGAACAGCTCGCGGAGAAGAAGGGCAAGGTCGAGCAGAGCGGCGACCTGGAGGAGCTCATCGAGGAGGCCGAGGAGGTCCGCAGCGAGGCGTCCACCCACCACCAGAAGGTGACCGAACTCGCGGACGAGGCCCAGGAGCACCACAACCAGATGATCGAGGCCTACCGCGAGGCCGACGAGATCCGCGACGAGGCCGACGAGATGCACGAGCTGTTCGTCGAGGCCCAGGAGGCGGCCGACCGCCACCACGAAGACTTCGTCAGCGTCCAGAAGCGCCTGCGCGAGATGGACAAGGAGGAGGAGCAGGAGCGCAAGGCCGAGCGCGAGGAGAAGATGGAGGAGGAACGCGAGGAGGCCGAGGAGATCTACCAGAAGTTCAAGGAAGGCGAGACTCTCGACACCGAGGACCTGATGAAGCTCCAGAAGACGGGGCTTCTCTAAGCCGGCGTTCGAGTTTCGTTTTGCGCTGTATCTATTCACTCAGGTAGCTGTGGCTCTCTCGGGTGGACAGGCTGGCCGTTTCTCGTTCGCGGGCCCCCGCACCCACTTTTACGTCGCCGCCGTTCCTGCCCCGAGTATGGAAGACTCGACACAAAACGCCGTCCGGATACTCGGAATTCTGGCGGCCGCACTCCTGGCTGCGATCCTCGGGTACGTCCTCCTGTACCGCGTTCCGGCCGACATCACCGACCTGCTCGGCATCCTGCTCACCGTCGGACTCGTCCTGCTGGCGGTTCGGTTGGCGTCCCGCGTGCTCGCGCATCGGTTCGCCGACTACACCGTCGCGGAGGTCAAGGTGGCCGGGCCGATCACCCGAGACAGCGGGGGCGGGAGGCCCCTCCCCTCCTCGCCGACGACCCCTGACGCGGACGAGATCGTCGAGCAGATCGAGCGCGCCGATGACGACCCGAACGTCGAGGCGCTCATGCTGAAGCTCAACACGCCCGGGGGTGAGGTTGTCCCGAGCGACGACATCCGCCTCGCGGCGATGGAGTTCGACGGGCCGACCGTCGCGTACACGACCGACCTCTGCGCGTCGGGCGGGATGTGGATCGCCTCGGGCTGTGACGAACTGTGGGCGCGAGACGCGTCGCTCGTCGGCAGCATCGGCGTGCGCTTCTCCCAGACGCGGTTTGACGACCTCGCGGACCGGTACGGCATCTCCTACGAGCGCATCGTCTCGGGCGACTACAAGGACTCGCTCGGCGCCCCGTTCAAGGAACTGGAACCCCGCGAGCGCGAGTACCTCCAAGGGCTCTCGGACGCGTGGTACGACAACTTCGTCGAGCGCGTGGCCGACTCGTTCGACCTGACCGAGACCGCCGTGCGGGACACCGAGGCGCGCGTGTTCCTCGGCGAGGACGCCGCGAGCATGGGGCTCGTGACCGCGCTCGGCACCGACGAGGACGCCGAGGAGCGGGTCGGCGAACTCATCGGCGTCGAACCGGTCCGCGAGGAGTTCGAACCCCGGCGCGGGCTGACCGAACGGTTCCGCTTCGGCGCGGCCTCCGTCGCCTACGCGCTCGGCGCCGGCGCGGCGTCCGTGCTCGCCGGCGAGGACGGCGGGCTGGAACTGTAGCGGATCGGAACCGCCGGTCCCTCGCGATCAGTCGTCCACGACCGCCACCGCCTCCACCTCGACGAGCATCGCCGGGTCGACCAGCGCCGACACCTCCACCAGCGTCGTCGCCGGCCGTACCTCCCCGAACGCCTCGCCGTGGGCGCGTCCGACGGCCTCCCAGTCGTCGACGTCGGTGACGAACAGCCGGGTCCGGACGACGTCTTCGAGTCCGCTGCCGGCTTCCACCAGCGCGGTCTCGACGTTCCCGATGGCCACCTTCGTCTGCTCTGCAGCGTCGCCCCGACCGACGACCTCGCCGTCGTCGCCGGTCGCGGTGGTGCCGGCGACCTCGACGCGGTCGCCGACCCGGACCGCCCGCGAGTAGCCGACGGCCGACTCCCACTCGGTGCCCGAAGAGACCCGTTTCCGTGCCATGCTGGCGGCTCTCGTCCGGGCGGGGAAAACCCTCCGTCGTACTCATGTGAGGGGTTTTTCACCGGGGACTCCCTCGGCACGACCGTGACGACGCTGGTCCTCTGCGTGGACCGATCGAACGACGTCGGCCGGAAGGCCGGCGTCGAGACCCCGGTCGTCGGCTGGGAGGCGGTCCGCTCGCTCGTGACTGACCTCGGGCTGGCGGACCCGGAGGACGTCGGCGTCAATACGCTGCTCGAATCGCTCCGCGTCGCTCGCGACCTCCAGGACGGCGGCGAGGAGGCGGTCGTCGCGGTCGTCTCCGGCGCGGGCGACTCGGCCGTCCGGGCCGACCGCGCGATCGCCCGCCAGGTGGACGACCTCGTCGCGAACTACGACGTCGACTCGGCCGTGGTCGTCATCGACAGCGCCGCCGACGAGCGCGCGGTCCCCATCGTCGAATCGCGACTCACCGTCGACTCGGTCGACCGCGTGGTCGTCCGGCAGGCCCGCGACATCGAGTCGACGTACTACCTCCTCAAGCAGTTCCTGGCCGACGAGGAGCTCCGCGAGACGGTGCTCGTCCCGGTCGGCGTCGGCCTGCTCATCCTCCCCGCGCTACTCTACCAGTTCTCGACCGCCGTCGCCGTCGCCGGCGTCGCCTCGCTGTTCGGCGCGATGCTGCTGTACTACGGGCTCGGAATCGACACGTTCGTCGAGAGCCTCCCGGACCGGGCGCGGGAGGCGCTCTACTCGGGGCAGGTGTCGGTCGTCACCTACGTCGTCGGCCTCGGGCTGAC belongs to Halorarum halophilum and includes:
- a CDS encoding metallophosphoesterase; its protein translation is MAADALVEPVPDAPAATADLGDETGLLVADYHAGIEIGLRYERGVELASAADERRERLCGLLAETRADRLVVLGDFGHRIGETGRTEREELRDLLDAVGVPVTLALGNHDPGVAEAFGDRIDVTPADGARLGDVGILHGHTWPAPEVLAADVVCMGHEHPSVKLADEVGGARVERAWLRGPLAREAFADAVDVGEWGDPELVVFPAFNERSGGTWVNVAGQSFLSPFLPNGLERGDVYLLDGTRLGEYRAV
- a CDS encoding coiled-coil protein, with the translated sequence MVTKEEVLEEYGLDQLEESRNVELNDEKLENGSKGALIKLAGQLRDRRNELNQMASERASKRDDLNAKTREQVDEAQEHREKRDELNEQVQEHKESRNELNAEANELFDEVEQRKQDLELSSGKSIDELKEEIEDLEFKQQTEVLSTEDERELIEKIEEKREQLAEKKGKVEQSGDLEELIEEAEEVRSEASTHHQKVTELADEAQEHHNQMIEAYREADEIRDEADEMHELFVEAQEAADRHHEDFVSVQKRLREMDKEEEQERKAEREEKMEEEREEAEEIYQKFKEGETLDTEDLMKLQKTGLL
- a CDS encoding S49 family peptidase, translating into MEDSTQNAVRILGILAAALLAAILGYVLLYRVPADITDLLGILLTVGLVLLAVRLASRVLAHRFADYTVAEVKVAGPITRDSGGGRPLPSSPTTPDADEIVEQIERADDDPNVEALMLKLNTPGGEVVPSDDIRLAAMEFDGPTVAYTTDLCASGGMWIASGCDELWARDASLVGSIGVRFSQTRFDDLADRYGISYERIVSGDYKDSLGAPFKELEPREREYLQGLSDAWYDNFVERVADSFDLTETAVRDTEARVFLGEDAASMGLVTALGTDEDAEERVGELIGVEPVREEFEPRRGLTERFRFGAASVAYALGAGAASVLAGEDGGLEL
- a CDS encoding RidA family protein — encoded protein: MARKRVSSGTEWESAVGYSRAVRVGDRVEVAGTTATGDDGEVVGRGDAAEQTKVAIGNVETALVEAGSGLEDVVRTRLFVTDVDDWEAVGRAHGEAFGEVRPATTLVEVSALVDPAMLVEVEAVAVVDD
- a CDS encoding DUF373 family protein produces the protein MTTLVLCVDRSNDVGRKAGVETPVVGWEAVRSLVTDLGLADPEDVGVNTLLESLRVARDLQDGGEEAVVAVVSGAGDSAVRADRAIARQVDDLVANYDVDSAVVVIDSAADERAVPIVESRLTVDSVDRVVVRQARDIESTYYLLKQFLADEELRETVLVPVGVGLLILPALLYQFSTAVAVAGVASLFGAMLLYYGLGIDTFVESLPDRAREALYSGQVSVVTYVVGLGLTLVGAFLGLLEASPTDGVTFVAVMEFAYSAVPWLALAALTASFGRLLDELIRDEGVRTPYLNLPFGVVALGLVVRGFTGWFLEREAGRPALYVLGAPLAPTERLALFIVSAILLALVGVRVAATMSDEALDDVIDDGFGGSENR